A region of Anopheles merus strain MAF chromosome 2R, AmerM5.1, whole genome shotgun sequence DNA encodes the following proteins:
- the LOC121588033 gene encoding CDGSH iron-sulfur domain-containing protein 2 homolog, producing MQLLSGLVKTTVPNYLSGLPIPDTFGGWFRLGFKDWLSLVPPTAAVAGVVYMSYLAFCPEARPKPSQKANNKIRLEEAKVVDMIDIEDIAEKAAFCRCWKSNNWPYCDGSHGAHNKECGDNLGPVVVQRKKN from the exons ATGCAGCTGCTTTCCGGACTGGTGaaaacaaccgttcccaactATTTGTCCGGTTTGCCAATACCGGACACTTTCGGAGGATGGTTCCGACTAGGAT TTAAGGATTGGCTGTCGCTCGTTCCACCGACAGCGGCCGTGGCTGGAGTCGTGTACATGTCATATTTGGCCTTCTGCCCCGAAGCCCGTCCGAAACCCTCGCAAAAGGCAAACAACAAGATTCGATTGGAGGAAGCAAAGGTTGTAGACATGATCGATATTGAGGATATTGCCGAAAAAGCAGCCTTCTGTCGATGCTGGAAATCGAACAAC TGGCCGTACTGCGATGGATCACATGGTGCCCATAACAAGGAATGTGGCGACAACCTCGGTCCGGTGGTAGTTCAACGGAAGAAGAACTAA
- the LOC121588031 gene encoding leucine-rich repeat protein soc-2 homolog, with amino-acid sequence MNLSSSGGGGTGTSANTSGSSGGSGGSYSAVGGGSVGAGGSSANGANVSAATGSGGYGSGSGGSGSEMPAEIIRPKVVTVKHPESNKPKPTTKKGKAIQADVDVIKEFQRCKEENIQRLDLSKSSITVIPASVKDCTSLVEFYLYGNKISSLPPEIGCLANLKTLALNENSLTSLPDSLQNLKQLKVLDLRHNKLSDIPDVIYKLHTLTTLYLRFNRIRVVGDNLKNLSSLTMLSLRENKIHELPAAIGHLVNLTTLDLSHNHLKHLPEAIGNCVNLTALDLQHNDLLDIPESIGNLSNLMRLGLRYNQLTSIPVSLKNCTHMDEFNVEGNGISQLPDGLLASLSNLTTITLSRNAFHSYPSGGPAQFTNVTSINLEHNQIDKIQYGIFSRAKGLTKLNMKENALTSLPLDIGTWTQMVELNFGTNSLTKLPDDIHCLQNLEILILSNNLLKRIPNTIGNLKKLRVLDLEENRLESLPSEIGLLHDLQKLILQSNQLSALPRTIGHLTNLTYLSVGENNLQFLPEEIGTLENLESLYINDNPSLIKLPYELALCQNLAIMSIENCPLSALPPEVVSGGPSLVIQYLKLHSPYRQM; translated from the coding sequence ATGAATTTGAGCAGCTCCGGTGGAGGCGGTACCGGCACCTCAGCGAACACTTCTGGCAGCAGCGGCGGTAGCGGAGGCTCCTACTCGGCCGTCGGAGGCGGCAGTGTTGGTGCCGGAGGTAGCAGTGCAAACGGTGCCAACGTTAGTGCGGCAACAGGTAGTGGAGGGTACGGTAGCGGCAGTGGAGGTTCGGGCAGCGAGATGCCTGCGGAAATTATTCGCCCAAAGGTTGTGACGGTGAAGCACCCGGAATCGAACAAACCGAAACCGACCACcaagaaaggaaaagcgaTACAAGCCGATGTGGACGTCATCAAAGAATTCCAGCGCTGCAAGGAGGAGAATATTCAGCGGCTGGATTTGAGCAAATCCTCCATCACGGTCATACCGGCCTCGGTTAAAGACTGCACGAGCTTGGTCGAGTTCTATCTGTACGGAAACAAGATCTCCTCGCTGCCCCCGGAGATTGGATGTCTGGCGAATCTGAAAACGTTGGCGCTGAACGAGAATTCCCTTACGTCGCTACCTGACTCGCtgcaaaatttaaagcaaCTCAAGGTGCTCGATTTGCGGCATAATAAGCTGTCGGATATACCGGATGTGATTTACAAGCTGCACACCTTAACTACACTCTATCTGCGCTTTAACCGAATCCGTGTCGTAGGAGACAATCTGAAGAATCTAAGCAGCTTGACGATGCTGAGCTTGAGAGAGAACAAGATTCACGAGCTACCAGCAGCAATCGGTCATCTAGTGAATCTGACGACATTGGACCTTTCGCACAATCACCTGAAGCATCTGCCCGAAGCGATTGGCAATTGCGTTAACCTAACTGCACTGGATCTGCAGCATAACGATCTACTGGACATACCGGAATCGATAGGTAATTTGTCGAACCTGATGCGACTCGGGTTGCGCTACAACCAGCTGACGTCAATTCCAGTGTCACTGAAAAACTGCACGCATATGGACGAGTTCAACGTGGAGGGGAACGGTATCAGCCAGCTGCCGGATGGGTTGCTAGCGAGCTTAAGCAACTTGACCACGATCACTCTATCGCGGAATGCGTTCCATAGCTATCCATCTGGCGGCCCAGCCCAGTTTACGAACGTGACAAGCATCAATCTGGAGCACAATCAGATCGACAAGATACAGTATGGAATATTTTCCCGTGCCAAAGGACTAACTAAGCTGAACATGAAGGAGAACGCGCTGACTTCGCTACCGCTCGACATCGGTACCTGGACCCAGATGGTGGAGCTAAACTTCGGTACCAACTCGCTGACGAAGCTTCCGGACGACATACACTGCCTGCAAAACCTGGAGATTCTCATTCTATCGAACAACCTGCTGAAGCGAATACCAAACACGATAGGCAATCTGAAGAAGTTGCGCGTGCTCGATCTCGAAGAAAATCGACTAGAGTCGCTGCCGTCGGAGATCGGGCTGTTGCACGATTTGCAGAAGTTGATACTGCAGTCGAATCAGCTGAGCGCACTACCACGTACAATCGGTCATCTGACAAACCTGACGTACCTGTCGGTCGGGGAAAACAATCTGCAGTTCCTGCCGGAGGAGATCGGCACGCTGGAGAACCTGGAATCGCTCTATATTAACGATAATCCATCGCTAATTAAGCTACCGTACGAGCTGGCCCTGTGCCAGAATCTTGCGATTATGAGCATCGAAAACTGTCCGCTGTCGGCTCTTCCACCAGAGGTAGTCAGTGGGGGTCCAAGTCTCGTCATACAGTACCTCAAGCTTCATTCGCCATACCGACAAATGTGA
- the LOC121587892 gene encoding lethal(2) giant larvae protein: MLKFIRGKGQQPSTERQKLQKELFAFRRTAQHGFPHKPSALAYDPKSKLMAIGTNSGVIKVFGRPGVEFYGQHTSPSNNPADLIVQMLEWIPGTGRLLSLTASNQLVLWEPAGTLLVAIKNLAFDGKLKKISSLCCSYMKDTVWIGTEGGNVYQFDVRNFSVKESVIYHDVVLEQLPTSYRLNPGAIESVKQLPNNHNLLLIAYNRGLAVLWDLETASVKQSFISPGHGQSVGLFIAQDATQFTWYHADGSFATWDLDSPIPPENQKYVPYGPDPCKAIDRLIRGHRGRCELVVFSGGMPRSAYGEHQCVSVHCKDGTKVAFDFTSKVIDFFVTFNDVRPEQAEVLVVLLEEELVAYDLTDETLPQINAPYLHSLHASAVTCNHLVSQVSPEVYAKIKYAGEQQMAEYSCKIWPITGGIVPNESVDDEEQPMERDVLITGHEDGSVKFWDCSDVCLTPLLHVKTAPLFNNSDDFESNLNASTEQLDDGEPPFRKAGQFDPYSDDPRLAVKKVQLCPQTGTLVIAGTAGNVVMANFEASPQVAEETQSNGPLKMTTMNLVSDRDGFVWKGHDQLKVKRQLLEENSPIIEGVNFLGVLQVLPPAAITCIAMQSKWSLVAAGTAHGLVLFDYQNQAPVLHKCTLNPNDLTGAGETLSRRKSFKKTLRESFRRLRKGRSTRNNPNAGAAGAGGQHQQSAAETRPVERQIEARPVDDGMGSMVRCLTFAQTFITNQNVYIPTLWSGTNSSTVSVFVLNLPPKQPAATAPAGENGADESTQTATATPRGPPVTGKLGKEIQMKHRAPIIGIAVVDSNGVPLEFQNVPGPAPHRVLIASEEQFKIFSLPQLKPVNKYKLTAHEGARVRRIAFATFMCTVPTSSLVNSSPPKALVKPASPAAPAQQTADPPSTAADNNTSTTAVNENNTSIVGSDVTTHYEISLLCLTNLGDCLVLTVPELRRQLNSAAVRREDINGISSLCFTSHGEALYMMSSSEVQRISLSATKIVAPNGMIDVEDWSAPIDGASTEEDNEQQDHQAQENMKAEAASQQEPDDNASGSVAAAKSEQSVSREKVSGSATLLTNGASNPRLSNGVASGDEASPNKANETITSSIGDITIDSVRDHLNSTTTTLCSTTTEEIVGRLSVLSTHTTQSSSTAKNSEILSMNSSNIGSLKGIGETTEKTSNSAIIKSIITTVKHGSNATNGEAKESNKTSTITTTTTSTSVNGNDSVPPPLPTTAPPLITVVRKESQF, encoded by the exons ATGCTGAAGTTTATACGTGGAAAAGGCCAACAACCTTCGACGGAACGGCAGAAACTGCAGAAGGAACTGTTTGCATTTCGTAGG aCGGCTCAACATGGCTTCCCGCACAAACCTTCCGCATTGGCGTACGATCCAAAAAGCAAGCTGATGGCCATCGGCACCAATAGTGGTGTCATTAAAGTGTTCGGCCGTCCGGGCGTTGAATTCTATGGCCAGCATACTTCACCCAGCAACAACCCGGCCGATTTAATTGTGCAGATGCTTGAATGGATCCCGGGTACGGGCCGGCTACTGTCGTTAACTGCCTCCAACCAGCTGGTTCTGTGGGAACCAGCTGGCACGTTGCTAGTTGCGATCAAAAACTTGGCATTTGATGGCAAGCTCAAGAAGATTTCCTCGCTCTGTTGCTCTTATATGAAGGATACGGTGTGGATCGGTACAGAAGGTGGGAACGTATATCAATTCGACGTGCGCAATTTCAGCGTGAAAGAATCCGTCATCTATCACGACGTGGTACTGGAACAACTACCCACGTCCTACCGATTGAACCCAGGTGCGATAGAGTCGGTAAAGCAGTTGCCCAACAATCATAACCTGCTGTTGATTGCGTACAATCGTGGCCTTGCTGTGCTGTGGGACCTTGAGACTGCCAGCGTAAAGCAGTCATTCATATCGCCTGGCCATGGGCAAAGTGTGGGACTGTTCATCGCTCAGGACGCGACGCAGTTTACATGGTATCATGCAGATGGATCGTTCGCTACCTGGGACTTGGACAGTCCGATACCACCGGAGAATCAGAAGTACGTCCCGTACGGTCCAGATCCTTGCAAGgcaatcgatcgattgattCGCGGACACCGTGGGCGTTGTGAGCTGGTCGTCTTTTCCGGCGGCATGCCCCGATCGGCATACGGCGAACATCAATGCGTGTCGGTACACTGCAAAGACGGCACCAAAGTGGCTTTCGATTTTACATCGAAAGTAATCGATTTCTTTGTAACGTTCAATGACGTCCGACCGGAACAGGCGGAAGTGTTGGTAGTGTTGCTGGAAGAGGAGTTGGTTGCGTACGATTTGACAGACGAAACACTGCCGCAAATTAACGCGCCGTATTTACACTCACTGCACGCTTCTGCCGTGACCTGTAATCATCTAGTATCGCAAGTTTCACCGGAAGTGTACGCCAAGATTAAATATGCTGGAGAGCAGCAGATGGCCGAGTATAGTTGCAAAATTTGGCCCATTACCGGTGGCATTGTACCCAACGAATCCGTGGATGACGAAGAGCAGCCGATGGAACGGGACGTGCTGATAACCGGACATGAAGATGGGTCGGTGAAATTTTGGGACTGCTCAGACGTTTGCCTGACTCCGCTGTTGCACGTCAAAACGGCTCCACTCTTCAACAACAGTGACGATTTCGAGAGCAATCTAAACGCATCAACTGAACAGCTAGACGATGGTGAACCGCCGTTCCGAAAGGCGGGCCAGTTCGACCCTTACTCGGATGATCCACGATTGGCGGTAAAGAAGGTGCAGCTGTGTCCGCAGACAGGTACACTAGTTATAGCTGGCACAGCTGGTAACGTGGTAATGGCCAACTTTGAAGCATCGCCTCAAGTGGCTGAAGAAACACAGTCAAATGGACCATTGAAAATGACCACCATGAATCTGGTGAGCGATCGTGACGGATTCGTCTGGAAGGGCCACGACCAGCTGAAGGTAAAACGCCAACTGCTGGAAGAAAATTCTCCCATCATCGAAGGGGTCAACTTTCTGGGCGTACTGCAAGTATTGCCGCCCGCCGCTATTACATGCATTGCTATGCAGAGTAAATGGTCTCTGGTTGCTGCCGGAACAGCTCACGGACtcgttttgtttgattatCAAAACCAAGCTCCTGTGCTGCACAAGTGTACTCTTAATCCAAACG ATCTTACTGGCGCCGGTGAAACACTGTCTCGTCGGAAATCTTTCAAAAAGACATTGCGTGAATCTTTTCGGCGGCTTCGTAAGGGTCGTTCAACGAGAAACAATCCAAACGCTGGAGCTGCCGGAGCTGGCGGTCAACATCAGCAATCTGCAGCTGAAACGCGTCCAGTGGAACGTCAGATCGAGGCCCGTCCCGTCGACGACGGAATGGGTTCGATGGTGCGATGTTTAACTTTCGCACAAACGTTTATTACCAACCAGAATGTGTACATTCCGACACTTTGGTCTGGCACAAATTCCAGCACCGTATCGGTGTTTGTGTTAAATCTTCCGCCCAAACAGCCGGCTGCAACAGCACCTGCGGGCGAGAATGGTGCGGATGAGTCGACACAAACTGCGACCGCCACACCGCGAGGACCTCCAGTAACGGGAAAGCTGGGAAAGGAGATTCAAATGAAGCACCGTGCACCGATCATTGGAATTGCAGTTGTTGACAGT aatgGAGTTCCATTAGAATTCCAGAACGTACCCGGACCAGCGCCGCATCGTGTGCTAATCGCATCCGAGGAGCAGTTCAAAATCTTTTCGCTACCGCAACTGAAACCTGTCAACAAGTACAAGCTGACCGCACACGAAGGAGCTCGTGTGCGTCGCATAGCTTTTGCTACGTTTATGTGCACTGTGCCGACTTCTTCGTTAGTGAATTCCAGCCCGCCAAAGGCTCTGGTCAAACCGGCATCACCTGCTGCACCTGCTCAACAGACTGCAGATCCTCCGTCAACTGCTGCAGACAACAATACATCAACCACAGCGGTGAACGAGAACAATACGTCGATTGTAGGTTCTGACGTGACAACGCATTACGAAATAAGTTTGCTTTGTCTCACCAATTTGGGCGACTGTCTCGTACTGACTGTTCCTGAGCTTCGTCGGCAGCTTAATTCGGCTGCAGTGCGTCGTGAAGATATCAA CGGAATATCATCGCTCTGCTTCACAAGCCACGGCGAGGCATTGTACATGATGTCATCCTCAGAGGTACAGCGGATCAGTCTGTCAGCTACGAAAATAGTTGCGCCGAATGGTATGATCGATGTTGAGGATTGGTCCGCCCCGATTGATGGTGCATCAACCGAAGAAGACAACGAGCAGCAAGACCACCAGGCGCAAGAAAACATGAAGGCCGAGGCTGCTTCGCAGCAAGAGCCTGATGATAACGCGTCCGGGTCCGTGGCTGCGGCTAAAAGTGAACAATCAGTTTCACGCGAAAAGGTCTCCGGAAGCGCGACATTGCTCACAAATGGCGCATCCAATCCGAGATTGAGCAACGGCGTCGCTAGTGGTGACGAAGCTTCGCCGAACAAGGCTAACGAAACGATTACCAGCTCGATCGGCGACATCACGATTGATTCCGTACGAGATCATCTGAATTCCACAACAACGACTCTTTGTTCCACCACGACCGAGGAAATAGTCG GTCGACTGTCTGTCTTAAGCACCCACACGACtcaatcatcatcaacagccAAGAACAGTGAAATACTGAGCATGAATTCATCGAACATCGGCAGCCTGAAAGGAATCGG CGAAACAACGGAGAAAACGTCAAATTCGGCAATCATCAAATCGATTATCACTACCGTAAAGCATGGCTCGAACGCGACCAATGGCGAGGCAAAggaatcaaacaaaacatcaacaatcACAACTACCACAACAAGTACGTCCGTCAACGGCAACGATTCAGTACCACCGCCACTTCCGACGACAGCACCGCCTCTCATAACGGTGGTCAGAAAAGAGAGTCAATTCTAA